One segment of Capnocytophaga sp. oral taxon 878 DNA contains the following:
- a CDS encoding DUF2750 domain-containing protein — MLEDFVKTVVKNRKVYYLWLGDTFAIFVSKVFYQAENHRELPVVYFWDSAAKAEACKVEDWIEGEIKSLSLEDFIYTCFEMHTETMIAGINYNADLTIGEESIPMDVVKQLVAEIEMTKTPVTFKGSFTSLTDVKQTANEMMPDIEDEEEPNN, encoded by the coding sequence ATGCTTGAAGATTTTGTTAAAACTGTGGTAAAGAATAGAAAAGTATATTACTTATGGTTAGGAGATACCTTTGCTATATTTGTGTCAAAAGTTTTTTATCAGGCTGAAAATCATAGAGAACTTCCTGTAGTGTATTTTTGGGATAGTGCTGCTAAGGCAGAGGCTTGTAAAGTAGAAGATTGGATTGAAGGAGAGATAAAAAGCCTTTCTTTAGAAGATTTTATTTATACATGCTTTGAAATGCACACTGAAACTATGATTGCAGGAATTAATTACAATGCAGACTTAACAATAGGAGAGGAATCTATACCTATGGATGTAGTAAAACAGCTTGTAGCAGAAATAGAAATGACTAAGACTCCAGTTACTTTTAAAGGCTCATTTACTTCATTGACAGATGTAAAACAGACAGCTAATGAAATGATGCCTGATATTGAAGATGAAGAAGAACCCAACAACTAA